In a genomic window of Lycium ferocissimum isolate CSIRO_LF1 chromosome 9, AGI_CSIRO_Lferr_CH_V1, whole genome shotgun sequence:
- the LOC132032175 gene encoding uncharacterized protein LOC132032175, with amino-acid sequence MYKAKPPFPQRLAKKNDDAKCQKFYDQLKQLTVNFPFLDVVKEMPGFAKFVKDLLTKKRSVQHETVNLTHRVSSIIASTTVQKKGDPGAFTIPCNIGLHAFARALCDNGASINLMPLAIFKQSGLGTPRPTSMRLQMADRSIKKPIGVIDDVLVQVGKFMLPADFVILDCAVDRDIPIILGRPFLATGRALMDSEKNEIKFE; translated from the coding sequence ATGTACAAAGCAAAGCCtccctttcctcagaggttggcaaagaagaatgatgatgctaagtgtCAGAAGTTCTATGATCAGTTGAAGCAGTTAACAGTGAATTTTCCATTCTTAGATGTTGTCAAAGAGATGCCCGGATTTGCTAAGTTTGTGAAAGACCTGCTTACAAAGAAAAGGTCTGTTCAACATGAGACAGTGAATTTAACTCATCGAGTGAGTTCAATTATTGCTTCCACCACAGTTCAGAAGAAGGGAGACCCAGGGGCGTTCACTATTCCGTGCAATATTGGGCTTCATGCATTCGCCCGTGctctgtgtgataatggggcgagtatTAACTTGATGCCCCTTGCTATTTTCAAACAATCTGGATTGGGGACTCCTAGACCGACTTCTATGCGATTACAGATGGCAGACAGATCTATCAAGAAGCCAATTGGAGTTATAGATGATGTGTTGGTGCAAGTGGGTAAGTTCATGTTGCCTGCTGATTTCGTGATTCTGGATTGTGCGGTGGATAGAGATATTCCCATTATCTTGGGAAGACCGTTCCTTGCTACGGGAAGAGCGCTTATGGActctgaaaagaatgaaattaagttCGAGTGA